Proteins encoded by one window of Homo sapiens chromosome 10, GRCh38.p14 Primary Assembly:
- the PFKP gene encoding ATP-dependent 6-phosphofructokinase, platelet type isoform 5 (isoform 5 is encoded by transcript variant 5) encodes MVGSIDNDFCGTDMTIGTDSALHRIIEVVDAIMTTAQSHQRTFVLEVMGRHCGYLALVSALACGADWVFLPESPPEEGWEEQMCVKLSENRARKKRLNIIIVAEGAIDTQNKPITSEKIKELVVTQLGYDTRVTILGHVQRGGTPSAFDRILASRMGVEAVIALLEATPDTPACVVSLNGNHAVRLPLMECVQMTQDVQKAMDERRFQDAVRLRGRSFAGNLNTYKRLAIKLPDDQIPKTNCNVAVINVGAPAAGMNAAVRSAVRVGIADGHRMLAIYDGFDGFAKGQIKEIGWTDVGGWTGQGGSILGTKRVLPGKYLEEIATQMRTHSINALLIIGGFEAYLGLLELSAAREKHEEFCVPMVMVPATVSNNVPGSDFSIGADTALNTITDTCDRIKQSASGTKRRVFIIETMGGYCGYLANMGGLAAGADAAYIFEEPFDIRDLQSNVEHLTEKMKTTIQRGLVLRNESCSENYTTDFIYQLYSEEGKGVFDCRKNVLGHMQQGGAPSPFDRNFGTKISARAMEWITAKLKEARGRGKKFTTDDSICVLGISKRNVIFQPVAELKKQTDFEHRIPKEQWWLKLRPLMKILAKYKASYDVSDSGQLEHVQPWSV; translated from the exons ATGGTGGGCTCCATCGACAATGATTTCTGCGGCACCGACATGACCATCGGCACGGACTCCGCCCTGCACAGGATCATCGAGGTCGTCGACGCCATCATGACCACGGCCCAGAG CCACCAGAGGACCTTCGTTCTGGAGGTGATGGGACGACACTGTGG GTACCTGGCCCTGGTGAGTGCCTTGGCCTGCGGTGCGGACTGGGTGTTCCTTCCAGAATCTCCACCAGAGGAAGGCTGGGAGGAGCAGATGTGTGTCAAACTCTCGGAG AACCGTGCCCGGAAAAAAAGGCTGAATATTATTATTGTGGCTGAAGGAGCAATTGATACCCAAAATAAACCCATCACCTCTGAGAAAATCAAAGAG CTTGTCGTCACGCAGCTGGGCTATGACACACGTGTGACCATCCTCGGGCACGTGCAGAGAGGAGGGACCCCTTCGGCATTCGACAGGATCTTG GCCAGCCGCATGGGAGTGGAGGCAGTCATCGCCTTGCTAGAGGCCACCCCGGACACCCCAGCTTGCGTCGTGTCACTGAACGGGAACCACGCCGTGCGCCTGCCGCTGATGGAGTGCGTGCAGATG ACTCAGGATGTGCAGAAGGCGATGGACGAGAGGAGATTTCAAGATGCGGTTCGACTCCGAGGGAG GAGCTTTGCGGGCAACCTGAACACCTACAAGCGACTTGCCATCAAGCTGCCGGATGATCAGATCCCAAAG ACCAATTGCAACGTAGCTGTCATCAACGTGGGGGCACCCGCGGCTGGGATGAACGCAGCCGTACGCTCAGCTGTGCGCGTGGGCATTGCCGACGGCCACAGGATGCTCGCCATCTATGATGGCTTTGACGGCTTCGCCAAGGGCCAG ATCAAAGAAATCGGCTGGACAGATGTCGGGGGCTGGACCGGCCAAGGAGGCTCCATTCTTGGGACAAAACG CGTTCTCCCGGGGAAGTACTTGGAAGAGATCGCCACACAGATGCGCACGCACAGCATCAACGCGCTGCTGATCATCGGTGGATTCGAG GCCTACCTGGGACTCCTGGAGCTGTCAGCCGCCCGGGAGAAGCACGAGGAGTTCTGTGTCCCCATGGTCATGGTTCCCGCTACTGTGTCCAACAATGTGCCGGGTTCCGATTTCAGCATCGGGGCAGACACCGCCCTGAACACTATCACCGAC ACCTGCGACCGCATCAAGCAGTCCGCCAGCGGAACCAAGCGGCGCGTGTTCATCATCGAGACCATGGGCGGCTACTGTGgctacctggccaacatggggggGCTCGCGGCCGGAGCTGATGCCGCATACATTTTCGAAGAGCCCTTCGACATCAGGGATCTGCAG TCCAACGTGGAGCACCTGACGGAGAAAATGAAGACCACCATCCAGAGAGGCCTTGTGctcag AAATGAGAGCTGCAGTGAAAACTACACCACCGACTTCATTTACCAGCTGTATTCAGAAGAGGGCAAAGGCGTGTTTGACTGCAGGAAGAACGTGCTGGGTCACATGCAGCAG GGTGGGGCACCCTCTCCATTTGATAGAAACTTTGGAACCAAAATCTCTGCCAGAGCTATGGAGTGGATCACTGCAAAACTCAAGGAGGCCCGGGGCAGAG gaaaaaaatttaccaccgatgattccatttgtgtgcTGGGAATAAGCAAAAGAAACGTTATTTTTCAACCTGTGGCAGAGCTGAAGAAGCAAACGGATTTTGA GCACAGGATTCCCAAAGAACAGTGGTGGCTCAAGCTACGGCCCCTCATGAAAATCCTGGCCAAGTACAAGGCCAGCTATGACGTGTCGGACTCAGGCCAGCTGGAACATGTGCAGCCCTGGAGTGTCTGA
- the PFKP gene encoding ATP-dependent 6-phosphofructokinase, platelet type isoform 8 precursor (isoform 8 precursor is encoded by transcript variant 10), whose protein sequence is MGRHCGYLALVSALACGADWVFLPESPPEEGWEEQMCVKLSENRARKKRLNIIIVAEGAIDTQNKPITSEKIKELVVTQLGYDTRVTILGHVQRGGTPSAFDRILASRMGVEAVIALLEATPDTPACVVSLNGNHAVRLPLMECVQMTQDVQKAMDERRFQDAVRLRGRSFAGNLNTYKRLAIKLPDDQIPKTNCNVAVINVGAPAAGMNAAVRSAVRVGIADGHRMLAIYDGFDGFAKGQIKEIGWTDVGGWTGQGGSILGTKRVLPGKYLEEIATQMRTHSINALLIIGGFEAYLGLLELSAAREKHEEFCVPMVMVPATVSNNVPGSDFSIGADTALNTITDTCDRIKQSASGTKRRVFIIETMGGYCGYLANMGGLAAGADAAYIFEEPFDIRDLQSNVEHLTEKMKTTIQRGLVLRNESCSENYTTDFIYQLYSEEGKGVFDCRKNVLGHMQQGGAPSPFDRNFGTKISARAMEWITAKLKEARGRGKKFTTDDSICVLGISKRNVIFQPVAELKKQTDFEHRIPKEQWWLKLRPLMKILAKYKASYDVSDSGQLEHVQPWSV, encoded by the exons ATGGGACGACACTGTGG GTACCTGGCCCTGGTGAGTGCCTTGGCCTGCGGTGCGGACTGGGTGTTCCTTCCAGAATCTCCACCAGAGGAAGGCTGGGAGGAGCAGATGTGTGTCAAACTCTCGGAG AACCGTGCCCGGAAAAAAAGGCTGAATATTATTATTGTGGCTGAAGGAGCAATTGATACCCAAAATAAACCCATCACCTCTGAGAAAATCAAAGAG CTTGTCGTCACGCAGCTGGGCTATGACACACGTGTGACCATCCTCGGGCACGTGCAGAGAGGAGGGACCCCTTCGGCATTCGACAGGATCTTG GCCAGCCGCATGGGAGTGGAGGCAGTCATCGCCTTGCTAGAGGCCACCCCGGACACCCCAGCTTGCGTCGTGTCACTGAACGGGAACCACGCCGTGCGCCTGCCGCTGATGGAGTGCGTGCAGATG ACTCAGGATGTGCAGAAGGCGATGGACGAGAGGAGATTTCAAGATGCGGTTCGACTCCGAGGGAG GAGCTTTGCGGGCAACCTGAACACCTACAAGCGACTTGCCATCAAGCTGCCGGATGATCAGATCCCAAAG ACCAATTGCAACGTAGCTGTCATCAACGTGGGGGCACCCGCGGCTGGGATGAACGCAGCCGTACGCTCAGCTGTGCGCGTGGGCATTGCCGACGGCCACAGGATGCTCGCCATCTATGATGGCTTTGACGGCTTCGCCAAGGGCCAG ATCAAAGAAATCGGCTGGACAGATGTCGGGGGCTGGACCGGCCAAGGAGGCTCCATTCTTGGGACAAAACG CGTTCTCCCGGGGAAGTACTTGGAAGAGATCGCCACACAGATGCGCACGCACAGCATCAACGCGCTGCTGATCATCGGTGGATTCGAG GCCTACCTGGGACTCCTGGAGCTGTCAGCCGCCCGGGAGAAGCACGAGGAGTTCTGTGTCCCCATGGTCATGGTTCCCGCTACTGTGTCCAACAATGTGCCGGGTTCCGATTTCAGCATCGGGGCAGACACCGCCCTGAACACTATCACCGAC ACCTGCGACCGCATCAAGCAGTCCGCCAGCGGAACCAAGCGGCGCGTGTTCATCATCGAGACCATGGGCGGCTACTGTGgctacctggccaacatggggggGCTCGCGGCCGGAGCTGATGCCGCATACATTTTCGAAGAGCCCTTCGACATCAGGGATCTGCAG TCCAACGTGGAGCACCTGACGGAGAAAATGAAGACCACCATCCAGAGAGGCCTTGTGctcag AAATGAGAGCTGCAGTGAAAACTACACCACCGACTTCATTTACCAGCTGTATTCAGAAGAGGGCAAAGGCGTGTTTGACTGCAGGAAGAACGTGCTGGGTCACATGCAGCAG GGTGGGGCACCCTCTCCATTTGATAGAAACTTTGGAACCAAAATCTCTGCCAGAGCTATGGAGTGGATCACTGCAAAACTCAAGGAGGCCCGGGGCAGAG gaaaaaaatttaccaccgatgattccatttgtgtgcTGGGAATAAGCAAAAGAAACGTTATTTTTCAACCTGTGGCAGAGCTGAAGAAGCAAACGGATTTTGA GCACAGGATTCCCAAAGAACAGTGGTGGCTCAAGCTACGGCCCCTCATGAAAATCCTGGCCAAGTACAAGGCCAGCTATGACGTGTCGGACTCAGGCCAGCTGGAACATGTGCAGCCCTGGAGTGTCTGA
- the PFKP gene encoding ATP-dependent 6-phosphofructokinase, platelet type isoform 6 precursor (isoform 6 precursor is encoded by transcript variant 6), producing MGRHCGYLALVSALACGADWVFLPESPPEEGWEEQMCVKLSENRARKKRLNIIIVAEGAIDTQNKPITSEKIKELVVTQLGYDTRVTILGHVQRGGTPSAFDRILASRMGVEAVIALLEATPDTPACVVSLNGNHAVRLPLMECVQMTQDVQKAMDERRFQDAVRLRGRSFAGNLNTYKRLAIKLPDDQIPKTNCNVAVINVGAPAAGMNAAVRSAVRVGIADGHRMLAIYDGFDGFAKGQIKEIGWTDVGGWTGQGGSILGTKRVLPGKYLEEIATQMRTHSINALLIIGGFETCDRIKQSASGTKRRVFIIETMGGYCGYLANMGGLAAGADAAYIFEEPFDIRDLQSNVEHLTEKMKTTIQRGLVLRNESCSENYTTDFIYQLYSEEGKGVFDCRKNVLGHMQQGGAPSPFDRNFGTKISARAMEWITAKLKEARGRGKKFTTDDSICVLGISKRNVIFQPVAELKKQTDFEHRIPKEQWWLKLRPLMKILAKYKASYDVSDSGQLEHVQPWSV from the exons ATGGGACGACACTGTGG GTACCTGGCCCTGGTGAGTGCCTTGGCCTGCGGTGCGGACTGGGTGTTCCTTCCAGAATCTCCACCAGAGGAAGGCTGGGAGGAGCAGATGTGTGTCAAACTCTCGGAG AACCGTGCCCGGAAAAAAAGGCTGAATATTATTATTGTGGCTGAAGGAGCAATTGATACCCAAAATAAACCCATCACCTCTGAGAAAATCAAAGAG CTTGTCGTCACGCAGCTGGGCTATGACACACGTGTGACCATCCTCGGGCACGTGCAGAGAGGAGGGACCCCTTCGGCATTCGACAGGATCTTG GCCAGCCGCATGGGAGTGGAGGCAGTCATCGCCTTGCTAGAGGCCACCCCGGACACCCCAGCTTGCGTCGTGTCACTGAACGGGAACCACGCCGTGCGCCTGCCGCTGATGGAGTGCGTGCAGATG ACTCAGGATGTGCAGAAGGCGATGGACGAGAGGAGATTTCAAGATGCGGTTCGACTCCGAGGGAG GAGCTTTGCGGGCAACCTGAACACCTACAAGCGACTTGCCATCAAGCTGCCGGATGATCAGATCCCAAAG ACCAATTGCAACGTAGCTGTCATCAACGTGGGGGCACCCGCGGCTGGGATGAACGCAGCCGTACGCTCAGCTGTGCGCGTGGGCATTGCCGACGGCCACAGGATGCTCGCCATCTATGATGGCTTTGACGGCTTCGCCAAGGGCCAG ATCAAAGAAATCGGCTGGACAGATGTCGGGGGCTGGACCGGCCAAGGAGGCTCCATTCTTGGGACAAAACG CGTTCTCCCGGGGAAGTACTTGGAAGAGATCGCCACACAGATGCGCACGCACAGCATCAACGCGCTGCTGATCATCGGTGGATTCGAG ACCTGCGACCGCATCAAGCAGTCCGCCAGCGGAACCAAGCGGCGCGTGTTCATCATCGAGACCATGGGCGGCTACTGTGgctacctggccaacatggggggGCTCGCGGCCGGAGCTGATGCCGCATACATTTTCGAAGAGCCCTTCGACATCAGGGATCTGCAG TCCAACGTGGAGCACCTGACGGAGAAAATGAAGACCACCATCCAGAGAGGCCTTGTGctcag AAATGAGAGCTGCAGTGAAAACTACACCACCGACTTCATTTACCAGCTGTATTCAGAAGAGGGCAAAGGCGTGTTTGACTGCAGGAAGAACGTGCTGGGTCACATGCAGCAG GGTGGGGCACCCTCTCCATTTGATAGAAACTTTGGAACCAAAATCTCTGCCAGAGCTATGGAGTGGATCACTGCAAAACTCAAGGAGGCCCGGGGCAGAG gaaaaaaatttaccaccgatgattccatttgtgtgcTGGGAATAAGCAAAAGAAACGTTATTTTTCAACCTGTGGCAGAGCTGAAGAAGCAAACGGATTTTGA GCACAGGATTCCCAAAGAACAGTGGTGGCTCAAGCTACGGCCCCTCATGAAAATCCTGGCCAAGTACAAGGCCAGCTATGACGTGTCGGACTCAGGCCAGCTGGAACATGTGCAGCCCTGGAGTGTCTGA